One genomic region from Ruficoccus amylovorans encodes:
- the tsaD gene encoding tRNA (adenosine(37)-N6)-threonylcarbamoyltransferase complex transferase subunit TsaD has product MESSCDESALALFDPAAGLCGEWVHSQVSLHQRYGGVVPDLASREHLGNFGWLLGEASRAEGFEQVERIAVTCGPGLAGCLAIGLSLAKSLALAKSLPLVGVNHLRGHAFSPFIPLHSEDPTGFRQRLAACLPHLGLLASGGNTLLFRISESLEITILAQTVDDAAGEALDKGAKLLGMDYPGGPLMEKAATGGNPERFDFPAGIPEARDWRFSFSGLKTSLRYRLEKMDDAQLALDFNDLCASYQQAVVHQLIRKTRHVLRAGKYASLGLSGGVANNTLLRESMETLAEKERLPLLPALKRHTGDNAAMIAFAAWVDPAGCLPAERLSFHPALTLTGEE; this is encoded by the coding sequence GTGGAAAGTTCGTGTGACGAGTCGGCGCTGGCGCTGTTTGATCCGGCGGCGGGGCTGTGTGGTGAATGGGTGCACAGCCAGGTGAGCCTGCACCAGCGCTACGGCGGGGTCGTGCCCGACCTGGCCAGCCGCGAACATTTGGGTAATTTTGGCTGGCTGCTGGGTGAGGCGTCGCGGGCGGAAGGCTTTGAGCAGGTGGAGCGGATCGCTGTCACCTGCGGGCCTGGCCTGGCCGGTTGCCTCGCCATCGGCCTGTCGTTGGCCAAGTCACTCGCCTTGGCCAAATCCCTCCCGCTGGTCGGTGTCAACCACCTGCGCGGGCACGCGTTTTCCCCGTTTATTCCGTTGCACAGCGAAGACCCGACGGGCTTCCGCCAACGCCTGGCGGCCTGCCTGCCGCACCTGGGGCTGCTGGCTTCGGGGGGCAATACGCTGCTTTTTCGCATCAGCGAATCGCTGGAGATAACCATCCTCGCGCAGACGGTGGATGACGCCGCGGGCGAGGCCCTCGACAAGGGTGCGAAGCTCCTCGGGATGGACTACCCGGGCGGCCCGCTGATGGAGAAGGCCGCCACCGGGGGGAACCCGGAGCGTTTTGATTTCCCCGCCGGGATTCCCGAGGCGCGCGACTGGCGGTTCAGCTTCTCGGGGCTGAAGACTTCCCTGCGCTACCGCCTGGAGAAAATGGACGACGCGCAACTGGCGCTCGATTTTAACGACCTGTGCGCCTCCTATCAGCAAGCCGTAGTCCACCAACTGATCCGCAAGACGCGCCACGTGTTGCGGGCGGGCAAATATGCCAGTCTCGGGCTCTCCGGAGGTGTCGCCAACAACACCCTCCTGCGCGAGTCGATGGAGACGCTGGCCGAAAAGGAACGCCTGCCACTGCTGCCCGCGCTCAAGCGCCACACCGGCGACAACGCCGCGATGATCGCCTTTGCCGCCTGGGTCGATCCCGCTGGTTGCCTGCCCGCCGAACGCCTGAGCTTCCACCCCGCGCTCACCTTGACGGGCGAGGAATAA
- the cdd gene encoding cytidine deaminase: MPEQERYLQDFQRLEQAKAFACVPVSGYQVGALLVTEEGRLFPGANLEFPGLPPNYCVHAEQAAAAAALLAGCREWRQLLVSAAPCGHCRQFLREFDPGSLRVRVVESPTIASVSTLGKLLPQAFGAEAFLPDAKGADDQLPTPAPVPGTPASGSPIISNLESAARQALARSHAPYSGNRAVAVLAGGGVLIAGASFENAAYNPGLGPMQAALSQWRLAGHDFAAIERVWLVQSDPSRVSWEAQSREILASVSASPLTASVR, encoded by the coding sequence ATGCCAGAACAGGAAAGATACCTTCAGGATTTTCAACGGTTGGAGCAAGCGAAAGCGTTCGCCTGCGTCCCGGTTTCAGGGTATCAGGTCGGGGCGCTCCTTGTCACCGAGGAGGGGCGGCTTTTCCCGGGCGCGAACCTGGAATTCCCCGGCTTGCCGCCAAACTACTGCGTCCACGCCGAACAGGCCGCTGCCGCCGCCGCGCTGCTGGCCGGCTGTCGCGAGTGGCGCCAGTTGCTCGTGAGCGCTGCTCCCTGCGGGCATTGCCGCCAGTTTCTGCGGGAGTTCGACCCCGGCTCGCTGCGTGTCCGTGTGGTCGAGAGCCCAACCATCGCCAGCGTGTCCACCTTGGGCAAACTCCTTCCTCAAGCCTTTGGGGCCGAGGCGTTTTTGCCCGATGCCAAAGGAGCCGACGACCAACTGCCCACCCCGGCCCCTGTGCCCGGCACGCCCGCAAGCGGTTCGCCTATAATCTCCAACTTGGAAAGCGCCGCCCGACAGGCTCTTGCCCGTAGCCACGCCCCCTACTCCGGCAACCGCGCCGTGGCCGTGCTGGCCGGGGGCGGAGTCTTGATTGCCGGGGCCAGTTTCGAAAACGCCGCTTACAACCCCGGCCTCGGCCCCATGCAGGCCGCGCTCTCGCAGTGGCGGCTGGCGGGACACGACTTCGCCGCCATCGAGCGTGTCTGGCTCGTCCAGAGCGACCCGTCGCGCGTCAGTTGGGAAGCCCAGTCGCGGGAAATCCTCGCCAGTGTGAGCGCCTCTCCATTGACGGCGAGCGTCCGTTGA